The Amycolatopsis sp. DG1A-15b genome window below encodes:
- a CDS encoding M15 family metallopeptidase codes for MPIFTRRVRALAVTLAAAAGLAVPTPAQATTTSRAFVALSDVAPSILQDIRYDTRHNFVGRRVDGYRQPLCLLTRQAAEGLRKAQAQLVKRGYTLKVYDCYRPQRAVDHFVRWAKDLADEKMKAEFYPNVAKDRLFADGYIAEKSGHSRGSTMDLTLVRLPPPFQRPYVPGEPLKACFAPRAQRFPDNTVDMGTGYDCFDPLAHTDNPAITGVARQHRDLLRSTMAAAGFRNLPEEWWHFTLNGEPFPDTYFDFPVSRGSLH; via the coding sequence ATGCCGATCTTCACTCGCCGGGTGCGCGCCCTCGCCGTCACCCTCGCCGCGGCGGCCGGTCTCGCCGTCCCCACGCCCGCGCAGGCCACGACCACGTCCCGGGCCTTCGTCGCACTCTCCGACGTCGCGCCGTCGATCCTGCAGGACATCCGCTACGACACGCGGCACAACTTCGTCGGCCGCCGCGTCGACGGGTACCGCCAACCGCTGTGCCTCCTGACCCGGCAGGCCGCCGAAGGCCTGCGGAAGGCACAGGCCCAGCTGGTCAAGCGCGGTTACACGCTCAAGGTCTACGACTGCTACCGGCCGCAGCGCGCCGTCGACCACTTCGTGCGGTGGGCCAAGGACCTCGCCGACGAGAAGATGAAAGCGGAGTTCTACCCGAACGTCGCCAAGGACCGGCTCTTCGCCGACGGGTACATCGCCGAGAAGTCCGGGCACAGCCGCGGCAGCACGATGGACCTCACGCTCGTCCGCCTCCCGCCACCGTTCCAGCGGCCGTACGTCCCGGGCGAACCGCTCAAGGCGTGCTTCGCGCCGCGGGCCCAGCGCTTCCCCGACAACACCGTCGACATGGGCACCGGCTACGACTGCTTCGACCCGCTCGCGCACACCGACAACCCGGCGATCACCGGCGTCGCCCGGCAGCACCGCGACCTGCTGCGCTCGACGATGGCCGCGGCGGGCTTCCGCAACCTGCCCGAGGAGTGGTGGCACTTCACGCTGAACGGCGAGCCGTTCCCGGACACCTACTTCGACTTCCCGGTGTCCCGCGGAAGCCTGCACTGA
- a CDS encoding Lrp/AsnC family transcriptional regulator, producing the protein MTFRSEKALDDVDWRLLDLLQADGRLSFKELGRRINLSAPAVAERVRRLEETGVITGYRAQVDARRAGQPLQAFVEMRCALSSCLLKTSKAEDYPEVVEIHRLSGDHCTMLKIRAASLEHFEGLLERLGKHGELRSSVVLSTQFEGRPVQPPSDDFLRATTSEGWS; encoded by the coding sequence ATGACCTTCCGTTCGGAAAAGGCGCTGGACGACGTCGACTGGCGGCTGCTGGACCTGCTGCAGGCCGACGGGCGGCTGTCGTTCAAAGAGCTCGGGCGGCGGATCAACCTGTCGGCGCCGGCGGTGGCCGAGCGGGTGCGGCGGCTGGAGGAGACCGGGGTGATCACCGGCTACCGCGCCCAGGTCGACGCGCGGCGCGCGGGCCAGCCGCTGCAGGCGTTCGTCGAGATGCGGTGCGCGCTGAGCAGCTGCCTGCTGAAGACGTCGAAGGCCGAGGACTACCCGGAGGTCGTCGAGATCCACCGGCTGAGCGGCGACCACTGCACGATGCTGAAGATCCGGGCGGCGTCGCTCGAGCACTTCGAGGGGCTGCTGGAACGGCTGGGCAAGCACGGCGAGCTGCGGTCGTCGGTGGTGCTTTCCACGCAGTTCGAGGGACGGCCGGTGCAGCCACCCTCGGACGACTTCCTGCGCGCGACAACGTCCGAAGGCTGGTCCTGA